One Vitis vinifera cultivar Pinot Noir 40024 chromosome 8, ASM3070453v1 genomic window carries:
- the LOC100853096 gene encoding uncharacterized protein LOC100853096: protein MAAKLYDTQAKEYRDIRPSYPPELFQFIASKTPIHDLAWDAGAGNGQATLSLAGIYKNVVATDTSQNQLHLAPDLPNVRYQQTTPLMTEAELHHNVATQSSVDVVTVAQALHWFDISAFFQQAKWVLKKPQGVIAAWCYSAPEVDESVDSVFNRYYLESKPYWDPARNILDDKYRSIDFPFMPVDGEVHTGPFKFKTEKLLDLDDYFAYLRSSSGYQMPRKKGVELLRSDVIEDFERAWNEDGNAHKIATFPIYLRIGKVGNPN from the exons ATGGCTGCAAAATTATACGACACACAAGCGAAGGAATATCGGGATATTCGGCCGAGTTACCCGCCAGAGCTGTTTCAATTCATTGCTTCCAAGACTCCCATTCACGATCTTGCTTGGGACGCCGGCGCCGGCAACGGCCAAGCCACTCTTTCT TTAGCTGGTATATACAAGAACGTGGTAGCCACAGACACAAGCCAAAACCAACTGCACCTCGCGCCAGACCTTCCTAATGTTCGATACCAACAGACGACTCCTCTCATGACTGAAGCCGAGCTCCATCACAATGTTGCAACACAATCAAGCGTAGATGTCGTGACCGTTGCCCAGGCTTTGCATTGGTTTGACATTTCTGCTTTCTTCCAACAAGCGAAGTGGGTACTCAAGAAACCCCAGGGAGTGATTGCCGCATGGTGCTACAGTGCCCCTGAAGTCGATGAGTCCGTGGACTCTGTTTTCAACAGATACTACCTCGAATCTAAGCCATATTGGGATCCCGCTCGCAACATCTTGGATGACAAATATAGAAGCATCGATTTTCCATTCATGCCGGTAGATGGAGAAGTCCACACAGGACCTTTCAAATTCAAAACAGAGAAATTGTTGGATTTGGATGATTACTTTGCATACTTAAGGTCATCGTCAGGGTATCAGATGCCGCGAAAGAAGGGTGTGGAACTTCTGAGGAGTGATGTGATTGAGGATTTCGAGCGTGCATGGAATGAAGATGGAAATGCTCATAAGATTGCAACTTTTCCCATTTATCTGAGGATTGGAAAAGTGGGTAACCCAAATTAA
- the LOC100853054 gene encoding uncharacterized protein LOC100853054 — MGDFYDKLANRYSEIRPNYPPELFQFIASKTPVRDLAWDVGAGNGQAARSLAGMYKNVVATDISQKQLDLAPKLPNVRYQQTSPVSTIADIEHDVAPQSSVDLITIAQAVHWFDLPKFYQQAKWVLKKPHGVIAAWCYTPAEFNQSVDSVFARFYIDAKPYWDPARYHLDDRYRSIEFPFMPVEGEDHTGPFKFKTERQMDLDSYFAYLRTWSGYQTAQKNGVELLTSNVIEDFERAWNEDGGGQKIGVFPIYLRIGKVGIPGSQAPRLENGYLVK, encoded by the exons ATGGGGGATTTTTACGACAAGTTGGCGAATAGGTACTCGGAGATTCGGCCAAACTACCCACCGGAACTCTTCCAATTCATTGCTTCCAAGACTCCCGTTCGCGACCTTGCTTGGGATGTCGGCGCCGGAAACGGCCAGGCCGCCCGTTCT TTAGCTGGTATGTACAAAAATGTGGTAGCCACTGACATAAGCCAAAAACAACTGGATCTTGCACCCAAGCTCCCCAATGTTCGATACCAACAGACTTCTCCAGTCTCGACCATAGCCGACATCGAACACGACGTCGCACCACAATCAAGCGTGGACTTAATTACCATTGCTCAAGCTGTGCATTGGTTTGACCTCCCTAAATTCTACCAACAAGCGAAGTGGGTCCTCAAAAAACCCCATGGGGTGATTGCAGCCTGGTGCTACACCCCCGCTGAATTCAATCAATCTGTGGACTCTGTCTTTGCGCGATTTTACATTGATGCCAAGCCTTATTGGGATCCAGCCCGCTACCACTTGGACGACAGGTACAGAAGCATTGAGTTCCCGTTCATGCCAGTGGAGGGAGAAGATCACACTGGAcctttcaaatttaaaactGAGAGACAGATGGATCTGGATAGCTATTTTGCATACTTAAGAACATGGTCCGGGTATCAGACGGCACAAAAAAATGGCGTTGAGCTTTTGACAAGCAATGTGATTGAGGATTTTGAGCGCGCATGGAATGAAGATGGAGGTGGTCAGAAGATTGGAGTTTTTCCTATTTATCTGAGGATTGGGAAAGTAGGGATCCCAGGCTCCCAGGCTCCCAGGCTAGAAAATGGCTACCTGGTTAAATAA
- the LOC100853017 gene encoding uncharacterized protein LOC100853017, producing MAELFTEQAKQYSEARPSYPPELFQFIASKTPDRDLVWDVGTGSGQAAVSLAGIYKNVIGTETSQSQLEFAAKLPNIRYQYTSPVMTIADLQASVAAQSSVDLVTIAQAMHWFDLPKFYQQVEWVLKKPHGVIAAWCYTVPEVNESVDLVFERFYADSKPYWDSARDLVDDKYRSIEFPFKPVDGEDDTGPFRFKTERIMDLEAYFTYIRSWSSYQTAKKEGVELLRNDVIEDFERAWNRDGKGKKVVTYPIYLRIGKVGNACQT from the exons ATGGCGGAATTGTTCACAGAGCAGGCGAAACAGTACTCTGAAGCACGGCCAAGTTACCCACCGGAGCTCTTCCAATTCATTGCCTCCAAGACTCCTGATCGCGACCTCGTCTGGGATGTCGGCACCGGCAGCGGCCAGGCCGCCGTTTCC TTAGCTGGCATCTACAAAAATGTGATAGGCACAGAAACCAGTCAAAGCCAACTGGAATTCGCAGCAAAGCTCCCCAACATCCGATACCAATATACTTCTCCTGTTATGACCATAGCCGACCTTCAAGCCAGCGTCGCAGCACAATCAAGCGTGGATTTAGTCACCATTGCCCAAGCAATGCACTGGTTTGACCTTCCTAAATTCTACCAACAAGTGGAGTGGGTTCTCAAGAAACCCCATGGAGTGATTGCCGCCTGGTGCTACACCGTGCCTGAAGTGAATGAGTCTGTGGACTTGGTCTTTGAGAGATTTTACGCAGATTCCAAACCTTACTGGGATTCAGCCCGTGACTTGGTCGATGACAAGTATAGGAGCATTGAATTCCCATTCAAGCCTGTGGACGGAGAAGACGACACAGGGCCATTCAGGTTCAAAACAGAGAGGATAATGGATTTGGAGGCCTATTTCACTTACATAAGGTCATGGTCATCATACCAGACTGCAAAGAAGGAAGGGGTGGAGCTGTTGAGGAATGATGTGATTGAAGATTTTGAGCGAGCATGGAACAGGGATGGGAAGGGTAAGAAGGTTGTAACTTATCCTATTTATCTCAGGATTGGAAAAGTGGGGAACGCCTGTCAAACTTAA